The Halorubrum sp. BV1 sequence CGAACTCCTCGACCGACAGGAGTTAGAGTCCGGCTACATCCGACCGATCGCCTACTACGGGTACGACTCGCTCGGCGTCTCGCCCGCCGACTGTCCGACCGATGTCGTGCTCGCGGCGTGGCCGTGGGGGACGTACCTCGGCGAGGAGGCGCTCAACGACGGTGTCGACGTGATGGTCTCCTCGTGGCGGAAACACGCCTCCTCGCAGGTCCCCACGAACGTGAAGACCACCGGCCTCTACGTTAACTCCATGCTCGCGGGCGAGGAGGCCCGCCGGAACGGCTACGTCGAGGCGGTCGTGTTGAACAAGGAGGGGAATGTCGCCGAGGGGCCGGGCGAGAACATCTTCATGATCAACGACGGCGAGATCTACACGACCGGGCCCGCCCAGTCGATCTTGGAGGGGATCACCCGCGACACCATCATCACGCTCGCCGAGGAGCTGGGCTACGCGGTCCACGACGAGGCCGTCATCTCCCGCGGACAGCTGTACACAGCAGACGAGTTGTTCTTCACCGGCTCCGCGGCCGAGGTGACGCCGATCCGCTCCGTCGACGACACCGAGATCGGCTCGGGAACCCGTGGACCGATCACAGAGGAGCTACAGGACGCCTTCTTCGATCTGGTCGAACGGCGCACCGACGACCACGACGACTGGTTCACGTACCTGTAGGCGGTCGACCACGACAGCGGCGATTCCCACCGCTCGCGGCACCGTCGTACTGTCTTGCTGTCGTACTGTCTTGCTGTCTCACTCTGCTCCCGTGCCGGTCCCCCTCGCTCCGTCCCCCTCACTGCCCTCTCCGGACGCTCTGCTCCCGCCGACCGCGTCGCTCTCGCCGGATGTCCCCTGATCACGTCCGTCGGGGCGGTTGCGGTCTCCCGGAGTTCCGGCGGTGGAGACGTCGCCGAGGCCGCCCGGACGACCGACGGTTCCGTCGGGTGCCGCCGCCTCCTCGACCGGAACCTGGTGGGCCGACTCCGCGAAGCCGGCGGAGAGGACGCGAGTCATCCCCTCTTCTACGGTCTCGCCAGTCTCTTCTATCTTCTCGGGTTCGACTTCGATGACGAATCCCGTCGTGATGTTCGGCGCGGTCGGCATGAACAAGACGATCTTACCGTCTCGCGTCTTCTTGCCGGTTCGGAACGCCGTCATCCGAATGCCGGGCCACGTCTCCAGGTACACCGGACTCTGGAGTTCGTCCGTGCCGGAGACGGCCGTCTCGATCGCGAGCTTCGAGGCGTTGTACACCACCCGCAGCGCGGGGATGCGGTTTATCGCGCCGTCGACCGCCGACTCAGCGAGTCGGCCGAGCGTCGTCCGCATGAAATACCCGACCGCGAGCACGACCGTCGCGAACACGGCGAGCGCGATGATGACCCGGGAGACGGGTTCGAGCGGCCCGGGGATGATCGCCGGCTGGAGGTCGTCGATGAGCGGGATCGAAGCGATGTAGCGGTAGATCCACTGGAGGACGACGAGAAGCACCAACAGGGGTGCCAGCACGATGAGACCGCTGGCGAAGTCGCGTTTCCACGTGGACATCTATCGAATCGGTATGCGGCGGCGAGGGTTAAGAGGGCTTCTACGACGAGTCGCGTCGCCGGCCGACTGCAGACCGGATCGGGCGCGGACCGAACTGCAACGTCACCGGCCGAGGACCCTCCGCGGCGAACGCCAGATTCGCACGCCGCTCGCGGACGCGGCGGGCGAAGTACGAGAGGCACGTCGCCGTACGGCACGTACTGGGCCACGTCGATCCCCTCGCAGCGCGGTCGCGTTGAGCCCCCTCGCGCACGCCCATCAGCATCAGTACCTCGTAGTCGGTCCCGAACTCCCGGGAGAGCCGGTCGGCGTAGTGCTCGCCGAGCAGGTTCAGGATGACCCCCATGCCGTTCTTCGTTACACGCCCGCGCGTGATCGGGGAGCCTCCGGGACGGTCTCGCCGGCGGCGGAGCGACGGGCGACGGGCGGGATCATACTCGCACGTTCGCTCGGTGGCGATCTAACCGTTCCGCGCGTCGATCCGGGGTATATATACTCCCGCCGAGTGACGCACGGATATGATCGGTTCGCTCGTCGCGACGGCCTTCTGGGCGATGGTCCCCGCGTACGTCCCGAACAACGCCGCGGTGCTCGCGGGTGGCGGTCATCCCATCGACGGCGGCCGCGAGTGGCGCGGGGCGCGGCTGCTCGGCGACGGGAAAACGTGGCGCGGCACTGCCGTCGGCACGGTCGTCGGCGTCGTTATCGCGCTCGTACTCAACGCCGTCAACGACCCCGCGAGCACCGCGGTCGGCGTTGCTCTCCCGCGCTTCGAGTTCCCCGCCGCGGTCGCGCTGGCGTTCGGCGCGATGTGCGGCGACATCGGTGCCTCCTTTCTCAAGCGACGGTCCGGGCGCGAACGCGGCGCGGCGTTCCCCGGTCTCGACCAGCTCGACTTCGTCGTCGGCGCGCTCGCGCTTGTCTTCCTCGTCGATCCCGCGTGGGCGACGAACGTGTTCACGCTCCCCGTGATCGCGGCCGTCGTCGTGATGACGCCCGTGCTCCACGTCGCGACGAACGTCGGCGCGTACGCGCTCGGAGTGAAAAACGAGCCGTGGTGACAGAAAACGAGCCGTGGTGACAGAAAACGAGCCGTGGTGACCGGGTCGGAATGATTCGACGACGCAGACGCGCCTATCGGGGGAGGCGGCTACTCCGCGACGAAGTCGTCCCCGCTGGCGGGCGACGTACACACCGGACAGCCGGTCTCAAGGATCGTCTCCCGCATCTCCGTGTTCACCTCGATGGACTGGCCGCAGTCAGCGCAGGTGAATTCGACAGTGGTCAGCACGGGGTCTCTCGTCTCTCCGAGACGACGGCAGACGATATAAATGGCCGGCTTTCGGGCGACCGGAGGCGAGTCTCAGTCGGTCCGCGGGACCGCGTACGCGCCGACCGCGAGGAACCCGACCGCAAGCGCTGCGAGCACCGCCAGATCTCCCGCCCACGCGCCGCCGTCGAAGGTGATCGCCCGCGTGCCGCGGGCGAAGTACGTCAGCGGCGAGGCGGCGACGGCGGGGAGGAACCAGTCCGGCAACAGCGCGGGCGGGACGAACGTCTCGGAGAGGAAAAGCAGGGGGAGCGCGACGGTGTTGCTCGCGGCTATCACGCCGTCCTGTGAGTCCGAGAGCGCGCCGAGGATCGCACCGAGTCCGCAGAACAGCGCGACCGCGACGGCGACGAACGCGGGGAGCGCAGCCAGCGCCGGCGTGACCGCGAGCGTCGCGTCGGTGACCGCGAGCACGAGTCCCAAGATCAGGAGGCTCGCCGCGCCGATGATCCCGATGTTGACGATCGTGTGCGCGAGCAGCCACTCGCCCCGCGAGAGCGGCGTCGTCGCCAGCTTCTCGAACCGGCCGCCGTCGCGGTGGCGAGCGATCTCGGAGCCGACCCGCGAGAGCGGCGTGAAGAGAACGACCACGGCGAGATACCCCGGGATGTAGTACCCGGCGGGTTCCGCGAACAGGCCGCCGCCGGTCGGCTGCGTCCGAACCAACGCCCCGAAGATGACCACTAATATCACGGGGAAAAAGAACGTGAAGAACACGGCCGTCCGTCGTCGGAGGAACGACCGCGCCGCCGCGGTCGCCTCGGTGCCGATCCGCGCTATCCGGCTCATCCGTCGACCCCCGCGGCAGATCCGTCGACTCCAGCGTCCTCGCTCCCGTCCGGCGTCACCGCCTCCGCACGCGGCGAGTACTCCTCGCCGGTGAGCCGCAGGTACACGTCTTCGAGCGAGGGTTCGGACCACGCGAGCGACGCGAAGGCGACCCCCGCCGCGTCGAGGGCGTCCACCGCGTCACCGATCGCTTCGGGCCGGATCCCGACGATTCGGAGACCGTCGTCGGTCGGTTCCACCGCCGCGTCTCCCGGAACCGAAGCGGCGACCGATCCGTCGAGCGCGGCGGTGACAGCCTCGGCAGCCGCGTCACCCGAGTCTCCGTCTATCGTCACGTCCAGCCGCGGCTCGCCGCCGTGTGCCGCGATCAGCTCGTCCGGCGGTCCGACGGCGACCACCTCCCCGTCGCGGAGGAGCGCGACGCGGTCCGCGAGCCGCTCGATCTCGTCCATCGCGTGGCTCGTGAGGAAGACGGTCGTCCCGTCGTCGGCCAGCCGCTCTATCAGCCGGTGGATCGACCGCCGCCCGGCCGGGTCGATCCCGGTCGTGGGCTCGTCTAAAAAGAGGAGGTCGGGGTCGTTGACGATGGCGGTCGCGACGCAGGTTCGACGCTTCTGGCCGCCCGAGAGCGTCTCGTACCACGCGTCCGCGTCGTCCGCCATGCCCACGTCACGGAGCACGGCGTCGGACTCGCGCGCGGCGTCGTAGAGCCCGCCGTAGTAGTTGACGAGCTCGCTCGCCGTCAGCCGCTCCGGAGGGTCGAACGACTGCGGGAGCAGCCCGATCCGCTGGGGGTCCACCTCGCGCGGCGGCACGCCGAACGTCTCCAGCGTGCCCGCCGCCGCCGTCGTCCCCGTCAGCGCGCGGACGAGCGTCGTCTTCCCCGCGCCGTTGGGGCCGATGAGGCCGAACACCTCACCCGCCTCGACGCGGAGGTCCACGCCGTCGAGCGCGACGACGTCGCCGTACGACTTCCGGACACCCTCGGCGACGACGACCGGATCGGCGCTCGTCGACGCCCGCTCGCCGTCCGCGGCGTCGGTCGGGGTTCCCGCCGCGACCTCCGTCGCGGCCACCGTCTCGTTCATGCGAGAGATGTCAATCGCCCGCGCGCGTAAGGATTGCTCTTCGGGCGCGGGACCGGTCTCCAACCGCCCCGGTCCGTTACGCCTAAGCGACGCCGAGTCGACCCACGGTGTATGCACTACCACGAGGCGGCGGCGTTCCTCTTCGACCTCCGCCGCTTCTCGGTCAAGCCGGGGACGGAGCGCGTCTCGGCGCTGCTCGATCGGCTCGGAAACCCCGAGGACGCGGTGTCGTTCGTGCAGGTCGCGGGCTCGAACGGGAAGGGAAGCACGGCCCGGATGACCGAGTCGATCCTACGCGAGGCCGGGTTCTCGGTCGGACTCTACACCTCACCGCACCTCTCCGCGCTCACGGAACGGGTCCGCGTCGACGGGCTGGAGATGACGGAAGACGCCGTCACGGAGTTCGTCGCGGAGGCGAAACCGTGGCTCGTCGAGCGCGCGGCCGCCGGCGAACCGCTCACCTTCTTCGAGGTTGTCACCGTGATGGCGGTCCGGGAGTTCGCGCGCCGCGACGTCGACGTCGCGGTGCTCGAAGTCGGGCTCGGCGGCGAGTACGACGCGACAAGCGCGGTCGACCCGGTCGCGACCACGGTCACCAACGTCTCGCTCGAACACACCGACGTGCTCGGCGACACGGTCGCGGAGATCGCCCGCACGAAAGCCCGTATCGCCGGCGAGGGGACACCGCTCGTGACCGCCTGCGAGGGCGAGGCGCTCGACGTGGTCCGCGAGGTCGCCGCCGAGGCCGGCGCGCCGGTCGCGACGGTCGCGGGCGCTGGCGGCGGCGCGGCCGCCCCCGACGGCCCCGACCTCTCCGTCGCCTACGGCGGCCGCGTGAGCCCGAGCGACGCCGCGGTGACGCTCGACGGCGAGCGCACCGGCACGTATCGGATCCCGCTCGTGGGCGCGCATCAGGCGACG is a genomic window containing:
- a CDS encoding branched-chain amino acid transaminase, with translation MGFDEMDVDTIWKNGEFLDWEDATTHVLTHALHYGTGVFEGVRCYDTEEGTAIFRWDEHLDRLFDSAKLYDLDIDHSREELTEATLELLDRQELESGYIRPIAYYGYDSLGVSPADCPTDVVLAAWPWGTYLGEEALNDGVDVMVSSWRKHASSQVPTNVKTTGLYVNSMLAGEEARRNGYVEAVVLNKEGNVAEGPGENIFMINDGEIYTTGPAQSILEGITRDTIITLAEELGYAVHDEAVISRGQLYTADELFFTGSAAEVTPIRSVDDTEIGSGTRGPITEELQDAFFDLVERRTDDHDDWFTYL
- a CDS encoding DUF502 domain-containing protein, giving the protein MSTWKRDFASGLIVLAPLLVLLVVLQWIYRYIASIPLIDDLQPAIIPGPLEPVSRVIIALAVFATVVLAVGYFMRTTLGRLAESAVDGAINRIPALRVVYNASKLAIETAVSGTDELQSPVYLETWPGIRMTAFRTGKKTRDGKIVLFMPTAPNITTGFVIEVEPEKIEETGETVEEGMTRVLSAGFAESAHQVPVEEAAAPDGTVGRPGGLGDVSTAGTPGDRNRPDGRDQGTSGESDAVGGSRASGEGSEGDGARGTGTGAE
- a CDS encoding CDP-2,3-bis-(O-geranylgeranyl)-sn-glycerol synthase; translated protein: MIGSLVATAFWAMVPAYVPNNAAVLAGGGHPIDGGREWRGARLLGDGKTWRGTAVGTVVGVVIALVLNAVNDPASTAVGVALPRFEFPAAVALAFGAMCGDIGASFLKRRSGRERGAAFPGLDQLDFVVGALALVFLVDPAWATNVFTLPVIAAVVVMTPVLHVATNVGAYALGVKNEPW
- a CDS encoding zinc ribbon domain-containing protein, whose protein sequence is MTTVEFTCADCGQSIEVNTEMRETILETGCPVCTSPASGDDFVAE
- a CDS encoding ABC transporter permease codes for the protein MSRIARIGTEATAAARSFLRRRTAVFFTFFFPVILVVIFGALVRTQPTGGGLFAEPAGYYIPGYLAVVVLFTPLSRVGSEIARHRDGGRFEKLATTPLSRGEWLLAHTIVNIGIIGAASLLILGLVLAVTDATLAVTPALAALPAFVAVAVALFCGLGAILGALSDSQDGVIAASNTVALPLLFLSETFVPPALLPDWFLPAVAASPLTYFARGTRAITFDGGAWAGDLAVLAALAVGFLAVGAYAVPRTD
- a CDS encoding ABC transporter ATP-binding protein: MNETVAATEVAAGTPTDAADGERASTSADPVVVAEGVRKSYGDVVALDGVDLRVEAGEVFGLIGPNGAGKTTLVRALTGTTAAAGTLETFGVPPREVDPQRIGLLPQSFDPPERLTASELVNYYGGLYDAARESDAVLRDVGMADDADAWYETLSGGQKRRTCVATAIVNDPDLLFLDEPTTGIDPAGRRSIHRLIERLADDGTTVFLTSHAMDEIERLADRVALLRDGEVVAVGPPDELIAAHGGEPRLDVTIDGDSGDAAAEAVTAALDGSVAASVPGDAAVEPTDDGLRIVGIRPEAIGDAVDALDAAGVAFASLAWSEPSLEDVYLRLTGEEYSPRAEAVTPDGSEDAGVDGSAAGVDG